One stretch of Deltaproteobacteria bacterium DNA includes these proteins:
- a CDS encoding SoxR reducing system RseC family protein, with amino-acid sequence MLEEEGKVVKLEGGYAIIHTERGSSCDGCSAKSSCHTMSDSGGRLMEMRAINSVGAQVGDRVKVAIDSIVLLKSSFLVYVLPLIVMIAGGLLGDNYARNNMPASDPDLVAGAVGIACLVLSFLLIRLWNKSLEKKKEYQPQVIRIIGC; translated from the coding sequence ATGCTTGAAGAAGAAGGAAAAGTTGTCAAGCTGGAAGGTGGTTATGCAATCATCCACACGGAAAGAGGGAGCTCCTGTGACGGCTGCAGCGCTAAATCGTCATGCCACACCATGAGTGATTCCGGAGGGAGGCTGATGGAAATGAGAGCCATCAACAGTGTGGGCGCACAAGTGGGTGACAGGGTGAAAGTCGCCATAGACAGCATCGTCTTATTAAAATCTTCTTTTCTTGTATACGTTTTGCCTCTCATCGTCATGATCGCAGGTGGCCTTCTCGGTGATAATTATGCCCGGAATAATATGCCCGCTTCAGACCCCGACCTCGTTGCAGGCGCTGTCGGTATTGCCTGTCTCGTTTTGTCATTTCTCCTGATCAGGCTCTGGAACAAGAGCCTGGAAAAGAAGAAAGAATACCAGCCTCAGGTCATCCGTATAATTGGTTGCTAG
- the smpB gene encoding SsrA-binding protein SmpB → MSIKIICQNKKAFHDYFVEETFEAGLVLVGTEVKSLRAGKAQLVDSYAVFQGEELFLLNAHISHYSHASRDNHDPTRTRKLLLNKKELQRLLGKTKERGLSIVPLKLYFSRGRVKVEIALVKGKKLHDKRETLKKKAMGKDMERELKDRSR, encoded by the coding sequence ATGTCAATTAAGATTATCTGCCAGAACAAAAAGGCATTTCATGACTATTTTGTGGAAGAGACTTTCGAGGCCGGCCTTGTTCTTGTCGGTACGGAAGTCAAGTCGCTTCGCGCCGGGAAGGCCCAGCTTGTGGACAGTTATGCCGTTTTTCAGGGTGAAGAGCTTTTCCTCCTCAATGCCCATATTTCCCATTACAGTCATGCTTCGAGAGACAATCATGACCCCACAAGGACAAGAAAGCTTCTTCTCAACAAAAAGGAATTGCAGCGGCTTCTCGGAAAAACAAAAGAGCGCGGACTTTCCATTGTTCCCTTAAAGCTGTATTTCAGCAGAGGAAGGGTGAAAGTGGAAATAGCCCTGGTAAAGGGGAAAAAGCTTCACGACAAGCGGGAAACGCTCAAGAAAAAAGCCATGGGAAAGGATATGGAGCGGGAATTAAAGGACCGGTCACGTTAA